A stretch of Roseovarius sp. M141 DNA encodes these proteins:
- a CDS encoding FAD-binding protein codes for MRPETEQELAQMVAGAAGPLRIVGGGTRSYGLAQGEVLSTAGLSGVTLYEPGALTLVARAGTPLAEVEALLAREGQCLPFEPMDHRVLLGGEGMPTIGGVVAGNVSGPRRISVGACRDFLLGVRFVDGMGRVLKNGGRVMKNVTGYDLARLMAGSHGTLGVLSEVSLKVLPVARASATLALDGLEPARAVAALSRALGSPYEVSGATHVVAGAARTLLRLEGFAASVAYRAERLSSLLAEFGDWQVLADAGDVWRDVRDVAALQGAGDVWRLSTRPSDAPALAACVPGADAVFDWGGGLIWLRVPEGTDLRAELCRFDGHATLVRASPETKLRLGVFPRSAAPLAAIEAGLRARFDPRGIFTPGLMAPGGRGI; via the coding sequence ATGCGTCCGGAAACTGAACAGGAGCTTGCGCAGATGGTCGCCGGTGCCGCTGGGCCATTGCGCATCGTTGGCGGCGGCACGCGCAGCTATGGCTTGGCGCAGGGCGAGGTGCTGTCGACTGCCGGGCTGAGCGGTGTGACGCTGTACGAGCCGGGGGCGCTGACGCTGGTGGCGCGCGCAGGCACACCGCTGGCCGAGGTCGAGGCGCTGCTGGCGCGCGAGGGGCAGTGCCTGCCGTTCGAGCCGATGGATCATCGCGTGCTGCTGGGGGGGGAGGGCATGCCGACCATCGGGGGCGTGGTGGCGGGCAATGTTTCCGGCCCGCGGCGTATTTCGGTCGGGGCGTGCCGTGATTTTCTGCTGGGCGTGCGGTTTGTCGATGGCATGGGCCGCGTGCTGAAGAATGGCGGGCGCGTGATGAAGAACGTTACCGGCTATGATTTGGCCCGGCTGATGGCGGGCAGCCATGGCACGCTGGGCGTGTTGAGCGAGGTGTCGCTGAAGGTGCTGCCGGTGGCGCGCGCGTCCGCGACTCTGGCGTTGGACGGGCTGGAGCCTGCGCGCGCCGTTGCGGCCCTGTCGCGCGCGCTGGGATCGCCCTATGAGGTGTCGGGGGCAACCCATGTCGTGGCCGGAGCGGCGCGCACCCTGCTGAGGCTGGAGGGGTTTGCGGCGTCGGTCGCCTATCGCGCCGAGCGTCTGAGCAGCCTGCTGGCCGAATTTGGTGACTGGCAGGTTTTGGCGGATGCCGGGGATGTCTGGCGCGATGTGCGCGATGTCGCTGCGCTGCAGGGGGCTGGGGATGTGTGGCGCCTGTCCACGCGTCCCTCGGATGCACCGGCGCTGGCCGCGTGCGTGCCGGGCGCCGATGCTGTGTTTGACTGGGGCGGCGGTCTGATTTGGCTGCGCGTGCCGGAGGGGACGGATCTGCGCGCGGAATTGTGCCGGTTTGATGGCCATGCAACGCTGGTGCGCGCATCTCCTGAGACCAAGCTGCGGCTGGGCGTTTTCCCCCGGTCGGCGGCACCCCTTGCGGCGATTGAGGCAGGCTTGCGCGCGCGGTTCGATCCGCGAGGGATCTTTACCCCGGGGCTGATGGCGCCGGGCGGCAGGGGGATCTGA
- the glcF gene encoding glycolate oxidase subunit GlcF — MQTHFTPEQLADPDTERSNAILRACVHCGFCTATCPTYQVLGDELDSPRGRIYLIKDMLENDRIPDARTVLHIDRCLSCLACMTTCPSGVHYMHLVDHARAYIEERYKRPLGERALRWMLARILPYPMRFRLALLGAKAARPFARLMPDARLRAMLEMAPEQIPPVSRNDDPQSFAPAAPRRKRVALMTGCAQKALNTDINDATIRLLTRLGCEVVVAKGAGCCGALVHHMGKTGESHAAAASNIRAWSAEMNGGGLDAIVINTSGCGTTVKDYGHMLRDDALAVDAARVSARAMDVTELLAQLDLPEGAPKGLTVAYHAACSLQHGQQIKTLPKDLLKRAGFAVVEPSDSHLCCGSAGTYNLMQPEISRQLKDRKIQTLEARAPDIIAAGNIGCMMQIGSGTDVPVVHTVELLDWATGGPVPPSLAGRVRVTPDA; from the coding sequence ATGCAAACCCATTTCACGCCCGAGCAATTGGCCGATCCCGATACCGAACGGTCGAACGCGATCCTGCGCGCCTGCGTGCATTGCGGGTTCTGTACGGCAACCTGCCCGACATATCAGGTGCTTGGTGATGAGCTGGACAGCCCGCGCGGCCGTATCTACCTGATCAAGGACATGCTGGAGAATGACCGCATACCGGACGCCAGGACGGTGCTGCATATCGACCGCTGCCTGTCCTGCCTGGCCTGCATGACGACCTGTCCGTCGGGTGTGCATTACATGCATCTGGTCGATCACGCGCGCGCCTATATCGAAGAGCGCTACAAGCGTCCTTTGGGCGAGCGCGCGCTGCGCTGGATGCTGGCGCGGATACTACCCTATCCGATGCGCTTTCGCCTTGCCCTGCTGGGGGCCAAGGCGGCGCGCCCCTTTGCGCGGCTGATGCCCGATGCGCGGCTGCGCGCGATGCTGGAGATGGCCCCAGAGCAGATTCCACCGGTCAGCCGCAACGACGATCCGCAGAGCTTTGCGCCCGCCGCGCCGCGCCGCAAGCGCGTCGCGCTGATGACGGGTTGCGCGCAGAAGGCGCTGAATACGGATATCAACGATGCCACCATCCGCCTGCTGACGCGGCTGGGCTGCGAAGTGGTGGTGGCCAAGGGGGCCGGATGCTGCGGTGCGCTGGTGCATCACATGGGCAAGACCGGTGAAAGCCACGCGGCGGCGGCCAGCAACATTCGCGCGTGGAGCGCCGAGATGAATGGCGGTGGCCTTGATGCCATTGTCATCAACACCTCGGGCTGCGGCACGACGGTCAAGGATTACGGGCACATGTTGCGCGATGATGCGCTGGCCGTGGATGCCGCGCGGGTGTCGGCGCGGGCGATGGACGTGACCGAGCTGCTGGCCCAACTGGACCTGCCCGAAGGCGCGCCAAAGGGGCTGACAGTGGCCTATCATGCCGCCTGTTCGCTGCAACATGGCCAGCAGATCAAGACCTTGCCCAAGGATCTGCTGAAGCGCGCGGGCTTTGCAGTGGTCGAGCCCAGCGATAGCCATCTGTGCTGTGGGTCGGCCGGAACCTACAACCTGATGCAGCCCGAGATTTCGCGCCAGTTGAAGGACCGCAAGATCCAGACGCTGGAGGCGCGGGCGCCCGATATCATCGCAGCTGGTAATATCGGTTGCATGATGCAGATCGGCAGCGGCACGGATGTGCCGGTCGTGCACACGGTCGAACTGCTGGACTGGGCAACTGGCGGTCCGGTGCCGCCCAGCCTGGCGGGGCGCGTGCGTGTCACGCCGGATGCCTGA
- a CDS encoding serine protease: MLALTWAVLTVPAAQAQDTGLRRLDTGDDGRGWEGVGRLDLAGRGFCTGALIAPDLVLTAAHCLYDKATGARLEDEKIEFLAGWRNGHASAYRWVRRAVVHPSYAFGGVAAASRVRDDVALLELRHPIRNARVVPFGTDKRPRTGQRVGVVSYARGRADVPSLQEVCDVMANQEGVLVMSCDVDFGSSGAPIFTFDGGAPRVVSVVSAMADVDGQKVSLGTQLELPLKVLRAELASGGVMRAGSRPYMAAVAQPRRTGAKFAKP; encoded by the coding sequence ATGCTGGCCCTGACCTGGGCCGTCCTGACGGTGCCTGCCGCGCAAGCGCAGGACACCGGGCTGAGGCGGCTCGATACCGGCGATGACGGGCGCGGCTGGGAGGGTGTGGGCCGTCTGGACCTTGCCGGGCGCGGGTTTTGCACCGGGGCGCTGATTGCGCCCGATCTGGTGCTGACGGCGGCGCATTGCCTTTATGACAAGGCGACGGGCGCGCGGCTGGAGGATGAGAAGATCGAGTTTCTGGCCGGTTGGCGCAATGGCCACGCCTCGGCCTATCGCTGGGTCAGGCGGGCGGTGGTGCATCCGTCCTACGCCTTTGGCGGGGTCGCGGCTGCCTCGCGCGTGCGCGACGACGTCGCCCTGCTGGAGTTGCGGCACCCCATCCGCAACGCGCGCGTTGTGCCCTTCGGCACCGACAAACGGCCCCGGACCGGGCAGCGCGTCGGCGTCGTCAGCTATGCGCGCGGTCGCGCGGATGTGCCTTCGTTGCAAGAGGTTTGCGATGTGATGGCCAATCAGGAAGGCGTTCTGGTGATGTCGTGTGACGTGGATTTCGGCAGCTCTGGCGCGCCCATCTTTACGTTTGACGGCGGTGCGCCGCGTGTCGTGTCGGTCGTGTCGGCCATGGCTGATGTGGATGGGCAGAAGGTATCGCTGGGCACCCAGCTGGAACTGCCGCTGAAGGTTCTGCGGGCCGAACTGGCCTCGGGCGGGGTCATGCGCGCGGGCAGCCGACCCTACATGGCGGCTGTCGCCCAGCCGCGCCGGACCGGCGCGAAATTCGCCAAGCCATAA
- a CDS encoding Hsp20 family protein codes for MRNFDLAPLYRATVGFDQIADMMDRVLTSDVAQPTYPPYNIEKTADDGWRISIAVAGFAEDDLSVELREGALIVSAQKADDGEERTYLHRGIATRAFERRFQLADHVRVTGAAHADGMLHVDLVREVPEALKPRRIAIESRSASNKDVLDTKAVN; via the coding sequence ATGCGAAACTTTGACTTGGCCCCGCTTTATCGGGCCACTGTTGGCTTTGACCAGATCGCGGACATGATGGACCGTGTCCTGACCAGTGATGTCGCACAGCCGACCTACCCCCCTTATAACATCGAAAAGACTGCGGACGACGGATGGCGTATTTCAATTGCCGTGGCAGGCTTTGCCGAGGATGATCTGTCGGTCGAGCTGCGCGAGGGCGCGCTGATCGTTTCGGCCCAGAAGGCAGATGACGGCGAAGAGCGCACATATCTGCATCGCGGTATCGCGACCCGCGCGTTCGAGCGGCGCTTTCAGCTGGCCGACCATGTCCGCGTGACCGGCGCGGCCCATGCCGATGGTATGCTGCATGTCGATCTGGTGCGCGAAGTGCCCGAGGCGCTGAAACCCCGCCGCATCGCGATCGAAAGCCGCAGCGCCAGCAACAAGGACGTTCTTGACACCAAAGCGGTGAACTAG
- a CDS encoding NAD-dependent succinate-semialdehyde dehydrogenase has product MHDMSKTDLKSLLKDPSLLADKSYVNGEWVSGDKTFDVKNPARGDVIAQMADLSRDQVAQAIAAAEKAQKEWAKWTGKERAGVMRKWFDLMMEHQHDLGIILTAEQGKPLAEAKGEVAYGASFIEFFAEEAKRVYGEIIPGHQRDKRINVIKQPIGVAASITPWNFPNAMITRKAAPALAAGCAFVGRPAKETPLSATAMGVLAERAGIPAGVFNIVTSSSSSEIGKEFCENPAVRKLTFTGSTEVGRILLKQAADQVMKCSMELGGNAPFIVFDDADLDAAVEGAIMSKFRNNGQTCVCANRIYVQAGVYDTFAEKLKAATEKLKMGDGLDEGVTLGPLINADAITKVQEHVADAKSKGGKVILGGGEPTDGDGHFLPPTIITGATQDMQFATDETFGPLAPLFKFDDVDDVIAMANDTIFGLASYFYAKDLSRVYKVAEALEYGIVGVNTGIISTELAPFGGVKQSGLGREGSHHGIDDYLEMKYICMSV; this is encoded by the coding sequence ATGCATGACATGAGCAAGACCGATCTCAAATCCCTGCTCAAGGATCCCAGCCTGCTGGCCGACAAATCCTATGTGAACGGCGAATGGGTCAGCGGCGACAAGACGTTCGACGTGAAAAACCCCGCGCGCGGCGACGTCATCGCGCAAATGGCGGACCTCAGCCGTGATCAGGTGGCTCAGGCCATCGCCGCCGCCGAGAAGGCCCAGAAAGAATGGGCCAAGTGGACCGGCAAGGAGCGCGCAGGCGTGATGCGCAAATGGTTCGATCTGATGATGGAGCACCAGCACGATCTGGGCATCATCCTGACCGCCGAGCAGGGCAAGCCGCTGGCCGAAGCCAAGGGCGAGGTCGCCTATGGCGCGTCCTTCATCGAATTCTTCGCCGAAGAGGCCAAGCGCGTCTACGGCGAGATCATCCCCGGCCACCAGCGCGACAAGCGCATCAACGTGATCAAGCAGCCGATCGGCGTCGCCGCCTCGATCACGCCGTGGAACTTTCCCAACGCGATGATCACCCGCAAGGCCGCCCCGGCGCTGGCCGCGGGCTGCGCATTCGTCGGGCGCCCGGCCAAGGAAACCCCGCTGAGCGCCACCGCCATGGGCGTTCTGGCCGAACGGGCCGGCATCCCGGCGGGCGTGTTCAACATCGTCACCTCCTCCAGCTCGTCCGAGATTGGCAAGGAGTTCTGCGAGAACCCCGCCGTGCGTAAACTGACCTTCACCGGCAGCACCGAAGTGGGCCGCATCCTGCTGAAACAGGCCGCCGATCAGGTCATGAAATGCTCGATGGAGCTGGGCGGCAACGCACCCTTCATCGTGTTTGACGACGCCGATCTGGATGCCGCCGTCGAAGGCGCCATCATGTCCAAGTTCCGCAACAACGGCCAGACCTGCGTCTGCGCCAATCGGATCTACGTGCAGGCAGGCGTCTACGACACTTTCGCGGAAAAGCTGAAGGCGGCGACCGAAAAGCTGAAGATGGGCGACGGTCTGGATGAGGGTGTCACCCTCGGCCCGCTCATCAATGCAGACGCGATCACGAAGGTGCAGGAGCATGTCGCCGACGCCAAATCCAAGGGCGGCAAAGTCATCCTGGGCGGCGGCGAGCCGACCGACGGCGACGGCCACTTCCTGCCCCCCACCATCATCACCGGCGCCACGCAGGACATGCAGTTCGCCACGGACGAGACATTCGGCCCCCTCGCGCCGCTGTTCAAGTTCGATGATGTGGATGATGTCATCGCGATGGCCAACGACACGATATTCGGCCTTGCCAGCTATTTCTACGCCAAGGATCTTTCCCGCGTCTACAAGGTGGCCGAGGCGCTGGAATATGGCATCGTCGGCGTGAACACCGGCATCATCTCGACCGAGCTGGCCCCGTTCGGCGGGGTCAAGCAATCCGGCCTTGGCCGCGAAGGCAGCCACCACGGCATCGACGATTATCTGGAGATGAAATACATCTGCATGTCGGTCTGA
- a CDS encoding transporter substrate-binding domain-containing protein, translated as MPTTKTRAPARAFALIFALLLGALPAIAQQQGAAPTPQSAQETGPLIIATKDVPPFAFVGAGGEWTGIAIDVVTAVAADLGRAVEWREDTLSGMLSAVEAGEVDAAAAAITITPAREAALDFTFPYYTTGLGIAVDPEAGTGWFQVVRNLFTWQFAVAIATLSTVLLIAGAAVWAFERGHNEEFPKDTAQGLGDGFWWAAVTMTTVGYGDKAPRTLGGRIVGVIWMFTAMLIVASFTAAIAASLTVGSLGTPIQSVSDLKNYRVGVVSDTTGADEMAARGLRIAHYDNVADGFGALLEGQIGAFVYDKPLMQYIAMQNYEGEVRILEDAIGRQDYGIALPTDSELREPMNRALLTYLRSEDWTRVQTRYLGNN; from the coding sequence GTGCCGACAACCAAAACACGTGCCCCCGCCCGTGCATTCGCCTTGATTTTCGCCCTGCTTCTGGGCGCGCTTCCCGCGATCGCGCAGCAACAGGGCGCCGCCCCAACGCCGCAATCGGCGCAGGAGACCGGCCCGCTGATCATCGCGACCAAGGACGTGCCGCCTTTTGCCTTTGTCGGGGCGGGCGGTGAATGGACTGGCATCGCCATCGACGTCGTCACCGCCGTAGCCGCCGATCTGGGCCGCGCCGTCGAATGGCGCGAAGACACGCTGAGTGGCATGCTGAGTGCCGTCGAGGCAGGCGAGGTGGATGCAGCCGCTGCCGCCATCACCATCACCCCCGCGCGCGAGGCTGCGCTGGATTTCACCTTTCCCTACTATACCACCGGTCTGGGCATCGCCGTCGACCCGGAGGCCGGCACTGGCTGGTTTCAGGTGGTACGCAACCTCTTTACTTGGCAGTTTGCCGTCGCCATCGCCACGCTGTCCACCGTCCTGCTGATCGCCGGCGCCGCCGTCTGGGCGTTCGAGCGCGGCCATAACGAGGAATTTCCCAAGGACACGGCGCAAGGCCTGGGCGATGGGTTCTGGTGGGCCGCTGTCACAATGACCACCGTCGGATATGGCGACAAGGCGCCGCGGACACTGGGCGGGCGGATCGTCGGGGTGATCTGGATGTTCACCGCCATGCTGATCGTCGCCAGCTTTACCGCCGCCATCGCCGCATCGTTGACGGTCGGCAGTCTCGGCACCCCGATCCAGAGTGTTTCGGACCTGAAAAACTACCGTGTCGGTGTCGTAAGCGACACGACGGGCGCGGATGAAATGGCCGCGCGCGGCCTGCGCATCGCGCATTACGACAACGTCGCGGACGGGTTCGGCGCGCTTTTGGAAGGGCAGATCGGCGCGTTTGTCTATGACAAGCCGCTGATGCAATATATCGCGATGCAAAACTACGAGGGCGAAGTGCGCATTCTCGAAGATGCCATCGGGCGACAGGACTATGGCATCGCCCTGCCCACCGACTCTGAACTGCGCGAACCGATGAACCGCGCCCTTCTGACCTACCTGCGCAGCGAAGACTGGACGCGCGTGCAGACCCGGTATCTGGGCAATAACTGA
- a CDS encoding P1 family peptidase, which translates to MRIQTGPQNLLTDVPGLRVGNASDGALKSGVTVLTADTPFTAGVHVMGGAPGTRETDLLAPDRTVQQVDALVLSGGSAFGLDAASGVTDALRAAGRGYAVGDVRVPIVPAAILFDLLNGGAKGWTQNPYGPLGAAALAACDTRFDLGSVGAGTGALTATLKGGLGSASCVLPSGHVVGALVAVNALGSATVADGPQFWAAPFEIGNEFGGLGPARDYGKVHLPRTKMGDDANTTIAIVATDAALGQAQCTRMATAAHDGMARALLPSHTPMDGDLVFAASTGAHDLNDPARDTLLLGHAAATCLARAIARAIYMARPAPGDVLPCWSQRFAG; encoded by the coding sequence ATGCGCATCCAGACCGGCCCCCAAAACCTGTTGACCGACGTGCCGGGGCTGCGCGTCGGCAACGCCAGCGATGGCGCGTTGAAATCGGGCGTCACGGTGCTGACGGCGGATACGCCGTTCACGGCGGGCGTGCACGTCATGGGCGGCGCCCCCGGCACGCGCGAGACGGATCTGCTGGCCCCGGACCGCACGGTGCAACAGGTCGATGCGCTCGTGCTTTCGGGCGGCTCGGCCTTTGGGCTGGACGCGGCATCGGGGGTGACGGATGCGCTGCGGGCCGCCGGGCGCGGCTATGCCGTGGGGGATGTCCGCGTGCCGATCGTGCCGGCGGCGATCCTGTTCGATCTGCTGAATGGCGGGGCCAAGGGGTGGACCCAAAACCCCTATGGGCCGCTGGGCGCTGCGGCGCTGGCCGCCTGCGATACCCGTTTCGATCTGGGCAGCGTGGGCGCCGGAACCGGTGCGTTGACGGCAACGCTGAAGGGGGGGCTGGGGTCGGCGTCCTGCGTTCTGCCCTCGGGGCATGTCGTCGGCGCGCTGGTGGCGGTTAACGCGCTGGGATCGGCGACCGTGGCGGACGGCCCGCAGTTCTGGGCCGCGCCGTTCGAGATCGGGAATGAGTTCGGCGGTCTCGGCCCTGCGCGCGACTATGGCAAGGTGCATCTGCCGCGCACCAAGATGGGCGATGACGCAAACACCACCATCGCCATCGTCGCCACCGATGCCGCCCTTGGCCAAGCGCAATGCACGCGCATGGCCACTGCCGCCCATGACGGCATGGCGCGGGCCTTGCTGCCGTCACACACGCCGATGGACGGTGATCTGGTCTTTGCCGCCAGCACAGGCGCGCACGATTTGAACGATCCGGCGCGCGACACGCTGCTGCTGGGCCATGCCGCTGCGACATGTCTGGCCCGCGCCATCGCGCGCGCCATCTATATGGCGCGGCCCGCACCCGGGGATGTGCTGCCCTGTTGGTCGCAGCGTTTCGCAGGGTAG
- a CDS encoding aminopeptidase P family protein, giving the protein MTERPEMYRFHNGEKAALQFEASEYDARLKKLRARMSDLGVDVAVFTSMHNIAYYSGFLYCSFGRPYGLVVTADQDVTISAGIDAGQPWRRSHGDNITYTDWQRDNYWRAILSVSGEGKVVGYEADHLTLLQKSKLDSFLKPSKSVDIAPTTMVQRMAKSQAELDLIRRCCKVADVGGYAIKDAISVGTREIDVAIAGRDAMELEIAKEFPDAEYRDSWVWFQSGINTDGAHNPVTARKLETGDILSLNTFPMISAYYVALERTMFVGEVDDASLKIWEANIAAHEYGMSLLKPGATCSEITHKINTFLEERQLLQYRTFGYGHSFGILSHYYGREAGLELREDIDTVLEPGMVISMEPMLTIADDQPGAGGYREHDVLIITEDGNEDITGYPYGPDFNVVG; this is encoded by the coding sequence ATGACTGAACGTCCAGAAATGTACCGTTTTCACAACGGCGAAAAGGCAGCACTTCAATTCGAGGCGTCCGAGTATGACGCGCGCTTGAAGAAACTGCGCGCGCGCATGTCCGATCTGGGTGTCGACGTGGCCGTGTTCACCTCGATGCACAATATCGCCTATTATTCCGGTTTTCTCTATTGCTCGTTCGGTCGCCCCTACGGTTTGGTCGTCACGGCCGATCAGGATGTGACCATTTCCGCCGGGATCGACGCAGGTCAGCCCTGGCGCCGCAGCCACGGCGACAACATCACCTACACCGACTGGCAGCGCGACAATTACTGGCGCGCGATCCTGTCCGTATCGGGTGAGGGCAAAGTCGTCGGCTATGAGGCCGATCACCTGACGCTGCTGCAGAAATCCAAGCTGGACAGCTTCCTCAAGCCATCCAAATCGGTCGACATCGCGCCCACCACGATGGTGCAGCGTATGGCCAAAAGCCAGGCCGAACTGGATCTGATCCGTCGCTGCTGCAAGGTCGCTGATGTCGGCGGCTATGCCATCAAGGACGCGATCAGCGTCGGCACGCGCGAAATCGACGTGGCCATCGCAGGCCGTGACGCAATGGAGCTGGAGATCGCCAAGGAATTTCCGGATGCGGAATACCGTGACAGCTGGGTCTGGTTCCAGTCGGGCATCAACACCGACGGCGCGCACAACCCCGTCACCGCGCGCAAGCTGGAAACCGGCGATATCCTGTCGCTGAACACCTTCCCGATGATCAGCGCCTACTACGTCGCGCTGGAGCGCACGATGTTCGTGGGCGAGGTCGACGACGCGTCGCTGAAGATCTGGGAGGCGAATATTGCCGCGCACGAATACGGCATGAGCCTGCTCAAGCCCGGTGCAACCTGCTCGGAGATCACGCACAAGATCAATACCTTCCTCGAAGAGCGTCAGCTGCTGCAGTACCGCACCTTCGGCTATGGCCACAGCTTTGGCATCCTGTCGCATTACTACGGCCGCGAGGCGGGTCTGGAACTGCGCGAGGATATCGACACGGTGCTGGAGCCCGGCATGGTCATCTCGATGGAGCCGATGCTGACCATCGCGGACGATCAGCCCGGTGCAGGGGGCTATCGCGAGCATGACGTTCTGATCATCACCGAAGACGGCAACGAGGACATCACCGGCTATCCCTACGGCCCGGATTTCAACGTCGTCGGCTAG
- a CDS encoding nuclear transport factor 2 family protein: MIDPKVIEGIAADYTAAWNSKSADAVASFYAPEGEIIINRGEPWTGRSRVREMAAGFYADVPDLSLTCDDVRCSGNHAIFVWTFTGHAATTGNPLNIRGWEEWELDGDLKVIASRGWFDAEDYAKQAGG; encoded by the coding sequence ATGATCGATCCGAAGGTAATAGAAGGTATTGCCGCCGACTATACGGCTGCCTGGAACTCGAAATCTGCGGATGCTGTGGCATCTTTCTACGCGCCGGAGGGCGAAATCATCATCAATCGCGGAGAACCTTGGACAGGGCGATCGCGCGTGCGCGAGATGGCAGCGGGCTTTTACGCCGATGTCCCCGATCTCTCACTGACTTGTGATGATGTTCGTTGTTCGGGCAATCACGCCATCTTCGTCTGGACCTTTACCGGCCATGCAGCGACCACTGGCAATCCCTTGAATATCCGCGGTTGGGAAGAGTGGGAGCTTGACGGTGACCTCAAGGTAATTGCGTCCCGCGGTTGGTTCGACGCCGAGGACTACGCGAAGCAAGCTGGCGGTTAA
- a CDS encoding DUF1523 family protein: MVYIKWVFWGVFWVIILAFLNYTLPQHDIARITDTYEKRVDFGENSIFWAESSSGNAVAPSSRDVFFIQAFRTNDKPMIYRNEDTGWGWPPYFKFDTSNLQAEASDLISKRSAGSPQWVLITHYGWRNEFFSIFPNAISVKAVEGPDVRIIPWLNIIILTFLAALSWGIWARWNKFWARREKRKFDEYTDGWG, encoded by the coding sequence ATGGTCTACATAAAATGGGTTTTCTGGGGCGTGTTCTGGGTGATCATTCTCGCATTCCTGAACTACACACTGCCGCAGCACGATATCGCGCGCATCACAGACACATATGAAAAGCGCGTCGATTTCGGCGAAAACTCGATTTTCTGGGCCGAGTCAAGCAGCGGCAATGCCGTCGCGCCGTCAAGCCGGGACGTCTTCTTCATTCAGGCGTTCCGCACCAACGACAAGCCGATGATCTACCGCAACGAGGATACTGGTTGGGGCTGGCCGCCCTATTTCAAATTCGACACGTCGAATCTTCAGGCCGAAGCGTCTGACCTGATCTCTAAAAGAAGCGCCGGGTCGCCACAGTGGGTATTGATCACGCATTACGGATGGCGCAACGAATTCTTTTCGATCTTCCCTAACGCGATCTCGGTAAAGGCGGTCGAGGGGCCGGACGTGCGTATCATCCCGTGGTTGAACATCATCATCCTGACGTTTTTGGCCGCCCTTTCCTGGGGTATCTGGGCCCGATGGAACAAATTCTGGGCGCGCCGCGAAAAGCGCAAGTTTGACGAATATACCGATGGCTGGGGTTAG